A window from Salvia miltiorrhiza cultivar Shanhuang (shh) chromosome 2, IMPLAD_Smil_shh, whole genome shotgun sequence encodes these proteins:
- the LOC131010980 gene encoding probable serine/threonine-protein kinase PBL21 — MGCFSCISPPNKDVRDYNGGDIDPRITNSSVGGKRKANANGSVSVKKGSVARAKGKDGNNPSKGNAARSFTFKELALATQNFREANLIGEGGFGSVYKGRLESGLVVAVKQLNLEGLQGNQEFIVEVLMLSLLHHPNLVNLIGYCTDGDQRLLVYEFMQLGSLENHLFEAAQTPLSWSTRLKIAVGAARGLEYLHCKANPPVIYRDLKSSNILLDNDFNAKLSDFGLAKLGPVGDNTHVSTRVMGTYGYCAPEYAMSGKLTLKSDIYSFGVVLLELITGRKAIDCTKIPGEQNLVMWCRPYLKDRRKYIQMVDPLLEGRFSIRSLHHAVAITAMCLQEQASFRPLISDIVLALEFLASQAEDSHSHNRTSSSPSQLHVAKAESRRQDHENPSR; from the exons ATGGGTTGCTTTTCTTGCATAAGTCCTCCCAATAAGGATGTGAGGGATTATAACGGAGGAGATATAGACCCAAGAATCACTAATTCTTCAG TTGGTGGGAAGCGAAAGGCGAATGCCAATGGTAGTG TGAGCGTGAAGAAAGGAAGTGTTGCTAGAGCAAAGGGAAAGGATGGCAACAATCCCTCAAAGGGCAATGCTGCTCGTAGCTTCACCTTCAAGGAGCTTGCTCTGGCCACTCAGAACTTTAGGGAGGCTAATTTGATTGGCGAAGGAGGTTTTGGGAGCGTCTACAAAGGCCGCCTCGAATCTGGCTTG GTTGTTGCTGTGAAGCAGCTCAATCTTGAAGGGCTGCAAGGGAATCAAGAATTCATTGTTGAGGTTCTGATGCTCAGCCTGTTGCATCACCCAAACCTCGTGAACTTGATCGGTTATTGCACTGATGGTGATCAGAGGCTCCTTGTTTATGAGTTCATGCAGTTGGGTAGCTTGGAGAATCATTTGTTtg AGGCTGCTCAAACGCCACTCAGTTGGAGCACGAGGTTGAAGATTGCAGTTGGTGCTGCTCGTGGCCTTGAGTATCTTCACTGTAAGGCGAACCCACCTGTCATCTATCGCGACTTGAAATCTTCAAACATACTGTTGGACAATGATTTCAATGCCAAGCTGTCGGATTTCGGGCTTGCCAAGCTAGGGCCGGTTGGGGACAACACTCATGTCTCAACACGGGTCATGGGGACCTATGGATATTGCGCCCCGGAGTATGCTATGAGCGGCAAACTCACCCTAAAATCCGACATCTACAGCTTTGGCGTGGTCTTGTTGGAGCTCATCACCGGACGCAAGGCTATCGACTGCACTAAGATTCCGGGAGAGCAGAATCTTGTTATGTGG TGTCGGCCTTATTTGAAGGATCGGAGGAAGTACATACAGATGGTGGATCCTCTACTGGAAGGGCGATTCTCAATCCGGAGCCTGCACCACGCCGTTGCAATCACTGCAATGTGCCTCCAAGAACAAGCCAGCTTCCGCCCGTTGATCAGTGACATTGTTTTGGCGCTTGAGTTCTTGGCGTCACAAGCGGAGGATTCTCACTCCCACAACCGGACCTCATCATCGCCATCCCAGCTACACGTTGCTAAGGCTGAGTCCAGAAGGCAAGATCATGAGAATCCATCCAGGTGA